A region of Nerophis ophidion isolate RoL-2023_Sa linkage group LG28, RoL_Noph_v1.0, whole genome shotgun sequence DNA encodes the following proteins:
- the LOC133545496 gene encoding gastrula zinc finger protein XlCGF48.2-like: MCERTIAKYEEELCPRKEEKERQHQLLDVYYKKHHQVVLHRTDVCEEQLLPEKQECSLRMVKEDPSKRKMRRHGPSGVFFSSLTQTLPCKKKEEDSLTHHIKKEEEEHSISQEGEHIEGLVEFPVTGVPVKSEGDEVKGESEEKREAEPPSSRSTQHMTTEADGDHCGGSQADKLLAPLSDSEDTTSHSPDTDDEDSKDDKTCHTDNTHFTCSHCDKTFHYHSYLKRDRRTHTGEKTFSCSKCGKCFSRKKGLNEHMLIHSGEKPFSCYLCSKGFTQSQNLKVHMITQTGEKGFTCSSCGKSFTSS, translated from the exons atgtgcgaaagaacgatagcaaagtacgaggaggaactttgtccaagaaaagaggagaaggagcgacaacatcaactactggatgtttattataagaaacatcatcaagttgtgttacacagaacag atgtctgtgaagaaCAACTTCTGCCTGAAAAACAGGAATGTAGCTTaaggatggtgaaggaggatccatcaaagaggaagatgaggcgccacggaccctctggcgtcttcttttcctctttgacacagacccttccctgtaaaaagaaagaggaagactcactgacccaccacattaaaaaggaagaggaggaacacagcatcagtcaagagggagagcatattgaaggactggtggagttcccagtgactggtgtccctgtgaagagtgaaggtgatgaggtcaaaggtgaaagtgaggagaagagagaggcggagcctccaagcagcagatcaacacaacacatgacaacagaagctgatggagaccactgtggaggatcacaagcagacaagctcttagctccactatcagatagtgaggacacaacgtcacactctcctgacactgatgatgaagactctaaagatgataagacatgtcacactgacaacactcacttcacatgttctcactgtgacaaaacttttCATTACCATTCATATCTGAAAAGAGAcaggagaacacacactggtgaaaaaactttttcctgctcaAAATGTGGTAAATGTTTTTCACGAAAAAAGGGGTTAAACGAACACATGCTAATACActctggagaaaaacctttttcctgttatctctgtagtaaaggttttacacaaagtcagaatttgaaagtgcacatgataACGCAAACTGGTGAAAAAGGTTTTACCTGTTCAagttgtggtaaaagttttactaGCAGTTAG